Sequence from the uncultured Draconibacterium sp. genome:
TTCAGGCTCATCACTATTGATTGAAAAACCACAGCTTACCTTTGGTTTTATTAAACTCACCGACATGGCCCCGCTGGCCATAGCCAAAGAACTGGGTTACTTTGAAGAAGAAGGTTTGTTTGTTACCATCGAAGCTCAATCAAACTGGAAAAATGTCCTCGATCGTGTTATTGATGGAGAACTGGATGGATCTCATATGCTGGCAGGCCAACCCATCGCAGCAAACGCAGGTTTTGGCCGACAGGCACATCTTGTAACGCCCTTCTCGATGGATTTGAACGGAAATGGAATTACCGTATCCAATCCGATCTGGGATAAAATGAAAGCAAACGTCCCGAAGGATGCTGACGGAAAACCGATACACCCGATTAAAGCAGATGCACTAAAACCCGTAATTGAAGAATATAAAGCCAACGGTAACCCTTTTAAAATGGGAATGGTATTTCCGGTATCTACCCACAACTACGAAATCCGCTACTGGCTGGCAGCAGCCGGTATTAACCCGGGAATGTACACGGCCGACAATATTCAGGGACAGGTTGATGCTGATGTATTGTTATCGGTTACCCCGCCACCACAAATGCCGGCAACACTCGAAGCCGGAACTATTTACGGCTATTGTGTTGGCGAACCCTGGAATCAGCAGGCTGTATTTAAGCAAATCGGTGTACCGGTGGTTACCAACTACGAGATTTGGAAAAACAACCCTGAAAAGGTTTTTGTAATGACCCAAAAATTTATCGATGAGAATCCGAATACAGCCATTGCAGTAACCAAGGCTTTAATTCGTGCCGGAAAATGGTTGGATGACCGGGCCAATCGACCAAGTGCGGTGGGAATCCTGTCAAAACCTGACTATGTGGGGGCTGACTCAATTGTTATCGCCAATTCGATGACCGGCACTTTTGAATTTGAAAAAGGCGACAAACGTTCGTTACCTGACTTTAATGTTTTCTACCGCTATAATGCAACCTATCCGTTCTACTCCGATGCCGTTTGGTTTCTCACTCAAATGCGTCGTTGGGGACAGATTCCCGAATCAAAATCAGACGAATGGTACCTGGAAACAGCGAAGAAGGTGTACCGCCCCGACATCTGGGAAAAAGCCGCTACACTTCTTGTTGAAGAGGGTAAAATTCCTGCCTCCGACATTCCTCAAACTGATGGTTTTAAGCCTGTAACAACCGACTTTATTGATGGCATTCAGTATGATGGGAAAAAGCCAAATGAGTACCTCACAAAATTTGACATTGGCAATAAAGACATCTAAAAATGGGTGGAAAAATAGAATACCCGCTCTTTTAGTTGGTG
This genomic interval carries:
- a CDS encoding CmpA/NrtA family ABC transporter substrate-binding protein encodes the protein MLRLKKLLMPGAAAILAIILYACGGSGNKTATSSAEVSGSSLLIEKPQLTFGFIKLTDMAPLAIAKELGYFEEEGLFVTIEAQSNWKNVLDRVIDGELDGSHMLAGQPIAANAGFGRQAHLVTPFSMDLNGNGITVSNPIWDKMKANVPKDADGKPIHPIKADALKPVIEEYKANGNPFKMGMVFPVSTHNYEIRYWLAAAGINPGMYTADNIQGQVDADVLLSVTPPPQMPATLEAGTIYGYCVGEPWNQQAVFKQIGVPVVTNYEIWKNNPEKVFVMTQKFIDENPNTAIAVTKALIRAGKWLDDRANRPSAVGILSKPDYVGADSIVIANSMTGTFEFEKGDKRSLPDFNVFYRYNATYPFYSDAVWFLTQMRRWGQIPESKSDEWYLETAKKVYRPDIWEKAATLLVEEGKIPASDIPQTDGFKPVTTDFIDGIQYDGKKPNEYLTKFDIGNKDI